The following DNA comes from Fretibacterium sp. OH1220_COT-178.
GCGCTGGAGAATGGTTTCGGCCACAAGGTCGATGTGAAGCCCTTCCCCCACCTGTACTTCGGCGGTCCCAACGCCATCGAGGTGGGGCTTGACGGCCTTCTGACCGGTGTGGGCTCCGTACGCCGCGGCGGGGCCGCGTCCGCTCCGGAGAAGTAGGGCCGGAACCGTGCCGCGTGAGGGGCGGGGAAGGGGCCTCCCCACTTCCCGGACCCGTTTTCCGAGATGAATGGAGGTACTTGCATGCGTATCCTGCGTTTCAGGCGTTTTTGGGCCCTGACTGCGGTCCTCGTCGTCGTCCTTTGCACGTCCGCATGGGCCGCTTTCTTCCGGCCGGACGTCCGGCCGGGCTATGGGGTGACCCGCCTGGGCTGGCTCTCCGATTATCACGCCCCCTTGAGGGGGACCCATCTGGACGCTCCGGTCTACTACATCGAGGGAGAGAAGGCCGGGGCGACCATGCTGATCCTGGGCGGTGCACACCCCCGTGAGCTCGCGGGGCACGTCGCGGCCCTCATCGCGGTCGAGAACGCCAGGGCCGTCGAGGGGCGCCTTATCGTCGTTCCAGCTCTGAACGCGAGCGGATACGGCATTCGCGACCTTGCGACGAACATCCCCAGGTTCCACAAGGTCGAGTGCCGTTCGGGCTTCCGGTACCTTCCCTTCGGCGACCGCCGCGTCGACGTTGCCGATCAGGGGCCCGATCCCGTTCAGTACAAACACCAGTCCGGGGCGATCATCCCGAACTCCAGGGGCAAGGACGGCAACGAGATGCGGAACATCAACCGCTGTTATCCGGGACTGCCCGACGGGACCCCGACGCAGCAGGCGGCTTATGCCGTGATGGAGCTGGTTCGTAAGGAAAACGTGGGGCT
Coding sequences within:
- a CDS encoding deacylase encodes the protein MRILRFRRFWALTAVLVVVLCTSAWAAFFRPDVRPGYGVTRLGWLSDYHAPLRGTHLDAPVYYIEGEKAGATMLILGGAHPRELAGHVAALIAVENARAVEGRLIVVPALNASGYGIRDLATNIPRFHKVECRSGFRYLPFGDRRVDVADQGPDPVQYKHQSGAIIPNSRGKDGNEMRNINRCYPGLPDGTPTQQAAYAVMELVRKENVGLAVDMHEADTPSWYLSRKTGEVQQGGRLAYMLVCNPKEKAMELGAEAVMNVGANLGMELKMEPSNRAFRGLSHLEIGDATDCLSFLFETPTPALDDWRENPDILTDRTYPIEHRAGLHQEVFQELVRLYNESHEERLVLEGLPTYQVLVEQGIAAWLN